The following coding sequences lie in one Musa acuminata AAA Group cultivar baxijiao chromosome BXJ1-8, Cavendish_Baxijiao_AAA, whole genome shotgun sequence genomic window:
- the LOC135589203 gene encoding PLASMODESMATA CALLOSE-BINDING PROTEIN 3-like: MAVSIFLLLILAMSGVSDAAWCVCRSDMSTTALQKTLDYACGAGADCTPILQNGACYNPNTVLAHCSYAANSYYQGKGQTQDACNFAGTAMLTSTDPGGNGCTYPASTSAAASSTSTSTTPSSTTTTGTTGTGGVLGGLGPTGTNSFDGSDGCLIPIQGIAALFLTILLFSLVLLKI, from the exons ATGGCTGTTTCCATATTCCTGCTGTTAATTCTGGCCATGTCTGGTGTTTCAG ATGCCGCTTGGTGTGTCTGTAGATCTGATATGAGCACCACAGCTCTGCAAAAGACACTGGACTACGCGTGTGGAGCTGGGGCTGACTGCACTCCGATTCTACAAAATGGGGCGTGCTACAACCCCAACACAGTGCTTGCCCATTGTTCCTATGCTGCCAATAGCTACTACCAGGGGAAGGGGCAGACACAAGACGCCTGTAACTTTGCTGGCACTGCGATGCTCACCTCAACTGACCCAG GAGGAAATGGTTGCACCTATCCTGCAAGTACCAG TGCTGCAGCGTCTTCAACAAGCACAAGCACCACTCCAAGCTCGACCACCACCACTGGAACCACAGGGACTGGAGGAGTCCTGGGAGGACTAGGCCCCACAGGAACAAATAGCTTTGATGGCAGTGATGGGTGCTTGATTCCAATCCAAGGGATTGCAGCTCTCTTCCTCACTATTCTCCTCTTCTCCTTGGTGTTGTTgaagatttga